In Aedes albopictus strain Foshan chromosome 3, AalbF5, whole genome shotgun sequence, the following are encoded in one genomic region:
- the LOC109426269 gene encoding putative polypeptide N-acetylgalactosaminyltransferase 9, giving the protein MIQILKKKKHLCAGVLVWIVVSCRLVVQFWYRTIDNVDCVIEPGRSDHDPAERLKRTSQALNPKQPTPPGDMGSTVTLGSTNAALANLIEEGYNDQGFNQVLSDMISVRRRLPDYRDNWCKQADRFLRELPETSIVVVFYNEAWSVLLRTVHSILDRSPPGLVKEIVLVDDFSFLSHTKTQLDEYFRSYSKVRIVRATKRLGLIRAKMLGAWNTTAQIITFLDAHVECEVGWLEPLLDRVARNSKTIAIPAMDWIQGDTMTLDTELSQHLYGKFDWLGNFQWELRTERKQQAENPLEPFDTPVMPGGLFTIDKAFFAHLGWYDEGFETYGAEHLELSFKTWMCGGSMQIVPCSRVAHVQKRKHPYISHSSAVIKRNMVRLAEVWMDEYAQYYYESFGGLSKRGDFGDVSSRKLLRQHLNCKSFRWYMENVFPEQFDPSKAVGRGEIRSVAEGADQCLDWPLQQNKCGVGLCHGQGRRQQWYFSNQGEITRKDHCLDYDGKRLEMNRCHRMKGNQLWIYEQKTQQFRHVHSGKCLEWSGQNLDLRKCSETILRQKWTIQYFNASNLII; this is encoded by the exons ATGATTCAG ATtctgaagaagaagaagcactTGTGTGCCGGTGTGCTGGTTTGGATCGTTGTATCTTGTAGACTAGTGGTGCAGTTCTGGTACAGAACGATTGACAATGTTGACTGTGTCATAGAACCGGGTCGAAGCGACCATGACCCAGCGGAACGTCTTAAGCGTACCTCTCAGGCATTGAACCCGAAGCAGCCAACACCTCCGGGAGACATGGGATCTACTGTAACTCTCGGAAGCACAAACGCAGCATTAGCAAATCTGATTGAAGAAGGTTACAATGATCAGGGATTCAACCAGGTCCTATCGGATATGATATCGGTGAGGCGGCGGCTTCCGGACTATCGAGACAATTGGTGCAAACAGGCGGATCGGTTCCTACGTGAGCTGCCCGAGACTTCGATTGTAGTGGTGTTCTACAACGAAGCTTGGTCAGTACTATTACGGACTGTCCATTCGATCCTGGATCGATCTCCTCCCGGCCTTGTGAAGGAAATTGTGCTCGTGGATGACTTTTCGTTCTTGT CGCACACGAAAACGCAgctggatgaatactttcggtcATATTCGAAGGTTCGAATTGTACGAGCCACCAAACGACTAGGATTGATTCGGGCGAAAATGCTTGGAGCGTGGAATACTACAGCGCAGATCATAACGTTCCTGGATGCTCACGTTGAGTGCGAAGTAG GATGGCTGGAACCACTTCTGGACCGCGTTGCACGAAATTCAAAAACCATCGCAATTCCTGCGATGGACTGGATCCAAGGTGACACGATGACCCTGGACACTGAATTGTCACAACACTTGTACGGAAAGTTCGACTGGTTGGGTAACTTCCAATGGGAGCTTCGAACGGAACGGAAACAACAGGCTGAAAACCCACTGGAACCGTTCGATACTCCGGTGATGCCAGGTGGCCTGTTCACCATCGATAAGGCATTCTTTGCCCACTTGGGATGGTACGACGAGGGGTTCGAAACTTACGGAGCCGAACACTTGGAACTTTCGTTCAAAACGTGGATGTGTGGCGGTTCCATGCAGATCGTACCCTGCTCGAGGGTTGCTCACGTCCAGAAACGAAAGCATCCTTACATATCT CACTCCTCTGCAGTCATCAAACGCAACATGGTTCGCCTAGCCGAAGTTTGGATGGACGAATACGCCCAATACTATTATGAATCTTTCGGAGGTTTGAGCAAACGTGGAGATTTCGGAGACGTCTCTTCACGAAAGCTACTTAGGCAACACTTGAACTGCAAATCGTTCCGATGGTACATGGAAAACGTCTTCCCGGAGCAGTTCGATCCATCCAAGGCTGTGGGACGAGGAGAGATTCGAAGCGTAGCGGAAGGTGCTGACCAATGCCTCGACTGGCCACTTCAGCAGAACAAATGTGGTGTAGGTTTGTGCCACGGTCAAGGACGCCGTCAACAGTGGTATTTCTCGAACCAGGGAGAGATCACGCGTAAAGATCATTGTCTGGATTACGATGGAAAGAGGTTGGAAATGAATCGCTGCCATCGAATGAAAGGCAATCAGCTGTGGATTTATGAGCAAAAGACGCAACAGTTCAGACACGTGCACAGTGGGAAATGTTTGGAATGGAGTGGACAAAACTTAGATTTGAGAAAGTGTAGTGAGACGATTTTGCGACAAAAGTGGACGATTCAGTACTTCAATGCGAGTAATTTGATAATATAG